From the Selenomonas sp. oral taxon 920 genome, the window AGATGTTGTTGGGAGGAATCAACTATGGCAGCAAAGACGACACGAGCAGAAAAGGTAAAGGGGACAAAGGAGCTTGCCCTGAACATCGACGCAACCGTCGAGATCGGCATGCTCGAGATCTCTGCGACACAGGCGCTGCGGGTCTCCATTATCCGCTCACGCGGGCGCCGTTACACCGCCGTCACCCCATTCTATCGGAAGCGGGCTCAGGATCGTTGGAAACCCAAGGCCTCCGTCTGGATACCGGTGGAGCACACGGGGGAGATCGCAGACTTCTTAGCGCGTGCCAATAAGAAAATCCACGAAGACGAACAGTAACGTACGAGAGGCTGCAGCACGGAGTAAAACCTTGTGCTGCAGCCTCTATTTATGTCCTGCCTCACAAACAACGCAGGCTTTTTCATTATGGAAAAATCGCAAGCAGGAGTCCGCCCGCCGCGATCATGGCGATTGCGATGCCATGCAGAAAACTGACTTTTTCGTCGAAGAGCAAGACGGCAATCGCAACGGCGAAGACAACACTCAGCTTATCGATCGGAGCGACCTGCGTGACCGTCCCCTCCTTGAGTGCCATAAAGTAGAAGAGCCACGAGAGCGCACCTGCGATGCCGCTGAGTGCGACGAAGAGCAGCGCCTTCCTGTCGGCAAACACCTGCGGCAGGTCAGCGGTATGCCCTTCTGCGATAACCACACCCACAAGAAACACAGCCATAATCGCAGCGCGCACCGCCGTCGCTGCGCTGCTGTCAAGCCCTGTGAGTCCCGCCTTGCCGAAGATGGATACGAACGCCGCACACAGCGCCGAGAGCAGCGCATAGATGAGCCATGCACTCATTGCCATCCCTCCTGAATTTTAGTATAGCATTGTTTGCCCGCTGTCACAAACGCATCTTTCAAAATCTGCAGCCATCGTGTAAAATAGGAAGCTATAGGAGGGAGCGAAATGATACGACAAGCAACGGTGCAGGACATTCCCGAGATCCTGCGCATCTACGAGGCAGCACGTGCCTTTATGCGGCGCTCGGGCAACGTGACGCAGTGGAGCGGAGGCTATCCGCCGGAGGATATCATACGCGCAGACATCACGAAAAATATACTCTGGGTGATGGAAAACGAGACGGGACATCTCTATGCCGTCTTTGCCCTCGTCCCCGGTGAGGATCCAAGTTATGCCAAGATTGACGGGGCATGGCGCGACTCCTCGCCCTATGCGGCAATGCACCGCGCGGCAAGCGATGGGACGGAGCACGGAGTCTTTCGCGCCATGCTGGACTTCGCGCGCACACGATACAATCATCTGCGCGTCGACACCCACGCGGACAACCACCCCATGCAGCACGGCTTTCTCACGAACGGTTTCGTGTACTGCGGCATCGTCCGCGTCTGGGACGGCACACCGCGCCGCGCCTACGAATGGAGCATGTGAGCATACGCGATTACACATTTAGGAGAGCACATCTATGTCAACGATCTTTTATCCGAGCTGCAAAGTTCAGGCGGACTTTCCCGCCGAGAGCGCGGCGGTACGCCGCTATCTTGAGGAGCAACACGGTGTGCAGACCGCAGGCTGCTGCCGCCCGCACCACCCGAAGCTGACGCCGGAGGATCACGCAATCGTCCTATGCAACAACTGCGCGAACATCGTCGAGGAGAGCTCCCGCGCGGGCGCATTCACCTACGTCTGGGAGTTGATCGATCGGGACGCGGATTTCCCCTTCCCCGACTACGGCGGCGAGCGCATGACCGTGCAGGACTGCTGGGCGGCGGTGGAGCGGCGCGGTATGCAGGAGGCGATCCGCTCCCTCCTGCGCAAGATGAACGTGACGATCGTCGAGCAGGAGGAGAATTTCGACAAGACCCGCTTCCACGGACACGCTCTGCTCGCGCCCTGCTTTCCCGGCAACGCGAAGCTTATCCCGCGCCGCTACGAGAACGGCAGCTCTCCCATGTTCACCCCCATGACGGAGGAGGAGCAGCATGCCTACTTTCAGCGGCACGCACAGAAGCTGCCGACGGAGAAGGCCGTCTGCTCGTGCAAATACTGCCGCGACGGCATCGACGCGTGCGGCAAGACAGGCGTCCACATCCTCCAGCTGCTCTTTCCGATAAAGGAATCTCTGATAAAATGAAGTCCGTCGTATTGGTGCAGATTTTTTGTCCTGTCAAGGAGACAAACCGGACGCATAGCCGTCCGCTATGTGGAGGATTTGTCGACACAGACAGGGCGAAAAAGATGTGCTAAGACGGCGGTGCTGAATTTGTCAGTGCTTCCTTAAGACAGGAGAATCCATATGATCGAATGCGTGACCGTCGGCGATATGATCCCGACCAATTCCTACTTCTACATTGACGACGAGACAAAACACGGCTTCCTCATCGACGCGGGCGCAGAGGGCGCACGTCTTGCTGCCCATGCCGAGGCGCACGGCTGGACAATCGAGCGGCTGCTGCTCACGCACTGTCATTTCGACCACATCGGCGGCGCGGAGGAGTTCTCCACGCGTACAGGCGCACCCATCTATGCCGCCGAGGACAGCCCGCGCTACTACAGCGACCCAAACTGGAATCTCTCGCTCTGGGGCGGCGGCAAGGTTACGCTCACGGATGTAACGACGTTTGCCGATCGGGAAATCATCGCACTCGCTGCAAATCCCACATGTACGCTCGAGGTGCGCTGCACACCGGGGCATACAACGGACTCCTGCATCTTCTACAGCGCACGGGACGGCGTGGCATTTGTCGGCGACACAATCTTCTGCGCGAGCGTCGGCCGCACGGACTTCCCGGGCGGCGATGAGCAGACGCTCTGGGACAGCATTGCACGCGAGGTCTTTGCCCTGCCGCACGAGACCGTCCTCTACTCTGGGCACACGGAGCCAACCACCGTGGGCGCGGAGATGGCACGTTACCGCCGATGAACTACGCAGAGTTCATGGCATTGCTCTCCAAGGGCGAGCTGCCGCACGTCTTTCTGCTCGCAGGTGAGGAAAGCTACTACACGCGGCGCGCGGAGGAGGCGATCCTGCGTCGCCTCCTGCCGGGCCACGAGGATCGCGCCGACGCACTCATCCGCTACGAGGAGATGCCGCCCATCGATGCACTGATGGAGTCGCTCGAAACAGCGCCGTTCTTCACGGACAAGATCGTCGTCCTTGTGCGCGATGCAGCGATCTTTCGCGCAGCGAAAAAAAAGGACGAGGACACAGATCCCCCCACATCAAAGGATATGGCGACGGATGCACTGATTGACCGCCTCACTGATCTCCTCCCGACCACCTATGTCATCTTTACCCTCGACGCGAAGCCTGACAAGCGGCGCAAGCTCTACCAGACCGTCGAAAAATACGGGCGCGTCCTGGAGAGTGAACCTGTACGCCCGTGGACGGTGGAGAACTGGCTCAACGGACGGCTGCGCGAGATGGGGCGCTCCATGCACCCGAAGGCACGCACATTTTTCCTGAATGTGGTCGGCATTATGCCAACGATTTCGCTTGAGTTCCTCGACCGCCAGCTGGAAAAGCTGACGCTCTACACAGACAATCCCCAGTTCACAGAGGACGATCTGCGTGCGGCGTTCTCGGAGATGCCCGAGGTGTCCGTATTCGCGCTGATGGATGCCGTGAGTGCACGCGATGTCAGGCAGGCACTCGACCTCCTCGCACGCTGTCGTGCGGACGGCGTACACTTCACCGTCCTGCTCGCCCTCCTCGTGCGCCACGTCCGACAGCTTTGGCAGGCAAAGCGTCTGCTGATGAGCGGCACGCCGCCGAAGGGGCTCGGCAAGATCATGGGGCTTCACCCCTTCATCGCCGAAAAACTTGGGGGACACGCAAAGGAGTTCTCCGAGACAACACTCGAACGCGCCGTACTCTCCCTCGCCGACGCGGACTATCTGCTGAAAACGGGGCAGGCAGGAGATGAATTGTTGGAGGATGCCTTGATACGGCTGTGCCGAAAATAGCCTTACAATGATATAGAGAAGATGTTATATTATAAACGTAGTAGGCAACTACACTTGCTGCGACAGAGATAACGTTTCTCTGGTCGACACACTTCCTTTCCGTGTTAGAGGCGGCAACGAAAGGAACATGAAAAGAGAGGCAACTGCGCCGTGCAGTGCCTCTCTTTTCGTTTATCTCAAGTATCCCGTATACTCCCCCACGCGCAGGATCTTCTCCGCACAGGCAATCTCCTCCGCCGTCGGTGCGGGCGTGTCCCCGAGCCGATACGGCAGGCGCAGCTCCTCATACTTGTGGAGTGCCATCGCGTGATAGGGCAGCACCTCCACGCGGTCGACCGTCTTTAGCCCTGCGATAAAGTCCGAAAGACGGTGAAGATCATCCGCCCCCGTCGTCCATCCCGGCACGAGCACATGGCGAATCCACATCCGTTTGCCGCGCTCCGAAAGGAACTGAGCCAGTGCAAGCGCACTCTCATTCGATACACCCGTGAGTGCCCTGTGCACTTCATCGTCAATCTGCTTCAGATCCAGCAGGAACAAGTCGGTAAGCGGCAGGAGATTTTCAAACACGCTAAAAAACGGTTCGTCATAGGTGAACGGCTCGCCCGCCGTGTCAATGACGGTGTTCACGCCCTTTGCCTTTGCCAGGCGGAACAGCTCCGTCACAAATTCGAGTTGGAGCAGCGGCTCACCGCCGCTCACCGTGATGCCGCCCTTCTGCTTCCAGTACGGGCGGTACCGCCACGCCTGCCGAAAAATTTCCTCCGCCGTCGCCTCATAACCGCCCTCCCGCTCCCATGTCTCGGGGTTGTGGCAGTACTGACAGCGATAGCGGCAGCCCTGCACAAAGACGATGAAGCGGATGCCGGGGCCGTCGACCGAGCCGAAGCTCTCTGTCGCGCTGATTCTGCCTTTACATATGCTCATGGAAGGTACGCGCGATCACATCCTCCTGCTGTTCGCGCGTCAGGCTGATGAACTTGACCGCGTAGCCCGAGACGCGGATGGTGAAGTTCGCATAGGCGGGATCCTCGGGGTGCTCCATGATATGCTCGAGAGTCTCGCGCCCGAATACATTCACGTTCAGATGGTGCGCACCCTGATCGAAATAGCCGTCCATCGCACTTACGAGATTCTGCACGCGCTCGTCCTCATTGTGGCCGAGCGAGGCAGGAGTCATGCTCTGCGTGTTCGAGATGCCGTCGAGTGCCCAGTGGTACGGCAGCTTTGCAACGGAGTTGAGCGAGGCGAGCAGCCCGCAGCACTCCGCGCCATAGCTCGGATTTGCGCCCGGCGCGAGCGGTGTCCACGCCTTGCGCCCATCAGGCATTGCACCCGTGTACTTGCCGTAGACGACGTTCGACGTGATCGTGAGAATCGAGGTCGTCGGCTCCGAGTGACGGTAGGTGTGGCGCGCCTTGATCTTCGAGAGGAAGGTTTTGAGCACCCATTTCGCAATCTCATCCGCACGGTCGTCATCGTTGCCGTAGCGCGGGAAATCGCCCTCGACCTCGTAGTCCACGACGATGCGGTCGTTGTAGATCGGCTTCACCTTCGCATACTTGATCGCGCACAGCGAGTCTACGACGTGCGAGAAGCCCGCAATGCCCGTTGCGAACGTGCGGCGCACGTCCGTGTCGATGAGTGCCATCTCCGCCGCTTCGTAGTAGTATTTATCGTGCATATACTGGATGATGTTCAGCGCGTTGACGTAGACGTGCGCGAGCCAGTCCATCATGCGCTCATACTTCGTAATGACGTTGTCGTATTCGAGGTATTCCGTGCGGATCGGACGGTAGGCAGGGCCGACCTGCGCACCGCTCTTTTCGTCCATGCCGCCGTTGATCGCGTAGAGGAGACACTTCGCGAGGTTTGCACGCGCACCGAAGAACTGCATCTCCTTACCCGTCTGCGTCGCGGAAACGCAGCAGCAGATCGAGTAGTCGTCCCCCCACTCGGGCTTCATTACATCGTCGTTCTCGTACTGGATCGAGCTTGTACGGATAGAAATGCGCGCCGCGTAGTCCTTAAACTTCCCCGGCAGCTTCGAAGAATAAAGCACGGTGAGGTTCGGCTCGGGAGAGGGTCCCATGTTCTCAAGCGTATGGAGGAAACGGAAGTCATTCTTTGTGACCATGTGGCGGCCGTCCATGCCGATGCCCGCCATTTCAAGCGTTGCCCAGATCGGGTCACCCGAGAACAGCTCGTTGTAGGACGTGATGCGCGCGAACTTCACCATGCGGAACTTCAGCACGATATGGTCGATCAGCTCCTGCGCCTCCTCCTCGGAGAGGATGCCGCGTGCGAGGTCACGCTGGATGTAGATGTCGAGGAAGGTCGAGATGCGCCCGACACTCATCGCCGCGCCGTTCTGCGTCTTAATCGCCGCGAGGTAGCCAAAGTACAGCCACTGCACCGCCTCGCGTGCATTCTTTGCCGGTGCGGAGATGTCAAAGCCATAGATCTGCGCCATCTCCTTCATGCCCTTCAGCGCACGAATCTGCTCCGCGACCTCCTCGCGCTGCTGAATGACATCGTTGCTCATGATGCCGTCGCCGTAGTTCAGCAGGTCGCCCTGCTTGAACGCAATGAGATGATCGATGCCGTAGAGTGCGACACGGCGGTAATCGCCCACGATGCGCCCGCGCCCGTATGTGTCGGGCAGCCCCGTGATGATGTGGCTGCGGCGTGCTGCGCGGATCTCGTCCGTGTACGCATCGAACACCGCCGCATTGTGCGTCTTGTGGTACTTCGTAAAGATCTCGTGGAGCTTCGGGCTGACCTTGTAGCCGTAGTTCTCGAGCGCCTCCTCCGCCATGCGAATACCGCCGTATGGCATGAACGCCTGCTTCAGCGGCTTGTCCGTCTGAAGCCCGACGACTTTCTCAAGATCCTTCATCGCGGGGTCGATGTAGCCGGGACCGTATGCCGTCAGCCCTGAGACAACCTCCGTCTCCATCTCGAGCACGCCGCCCTTTGCGCGCTCCTCCTTCTGAAGTTCCTGCACGCGTGCCCACAGACGGTTCGTCGCGTCCGTCGGCGGCGCAAGGAAGGACTCGTCGCCGTCGTACGGCGTATAGTTGCGCTGAATGAAGTCGCGGACATTGACCTCCTCCTGCCAGACGCCCCCTTCAAAACCGTCCCAGCTCTTGCTCTGCAGCATGGTATGCCTCCTGTTCTGCCGTAAAAAATGTTTTGAGAATAACTCCCCATTCGATGCTTTCATAATACTTGAATCGCATTCACTTTTCAATAGAAAGGAGGAAATAAATGCTATCAATATTTTTCATGAAAAATATAATTTATGTATATGTCACCTATTCTTCGGCTCCGGCGTGATATACGCGAGCAGCGCCGCAAGCGGGAGCGCAATGACGGAGACAAGGAGTGCGGCACCAAGCCCGATGTGATCGCCGAGTGCTGCCGTCGCCGCGACACCGAGACTGCCGAGCCCGAACGACATGCCGAGCATCATGCCCGACGCCATCGCCGCGTTCTCGGGCAGTGCCTCCTGCGCCCAGATGATCGAGCTCGGCTGCGGTGCCATCAGGGAAAATCCTGCGGCAAAGAGGACGATGCCGCCGAGCACATCCGTACTCACATGTGTGAAGTAATACGCGCAGGGCAGTATGCTGAGCACAAGGAAGCTCACGATGATCGCGCGTCCCGTGAACCTGTCCGCGAGATTCCCGCCGACGAGTCCGCCCGTCATGCCGCCCACCATAAAGATCGTAAGAAAGAGCCCTGCCGCGCTCGTATCCTCCCCATTTCCGACGAGCAGCAGCGGCAGGAATGTCCCGAACGCACCGTGTGTCCAGCAGCGCAGGCCCATCGCAAGGTTCAGTGTGATCGTCGTGCGCGCGAGCAGAATATGCATGAGCTTGGGGGACTCCGTCGCCGCATGCTCCGGCAGAGAGGAGACGGAGCACAGCCCTGACCGCGCAAAGAGTGCGCCCATGAAAGCAGCGGGCAGGATGAGAAGCGGCAGCGCACTCAGCGACAGTTTTTCCAAAAATGCAACAAGCACAAGCGGTACAAACGCCATGCCCGCGTTGCCGCCCGCAATGAAATAACTCATCATGCCGTTCCCGCGCCCCTCTGCCGCCGTCCGCCCCACGAGCATCGAGGAGAGCGGATGATACGCCGCCGTCGCCGCCCCCGTAACGGCAACGAGGAGAAACAGCAGCGCCATATGCCCCGCAAAACCGACCATGCAGATCGGAACAGCAGCAAGCGGTACGATGTATGGGAGCAGAGGGCTGAAATTGCGCTTGTCCATGAGGTAGCCGAAGATCGGCTGCAGCATATTCGTCGTCACAGACGCGACCATTACGAGCACACCGCACATGGTCAGCGACAGATCAAATTTCAGGATCAGCAGCGGCAGGAGGATCGGCAGGAAATTCGCATAAAAATCCACCATCGCGTGCCCCGTCGAGAGCAGTGCCGTCGCGTGCCGTATTTTCTGTTTCATGCCGGATTCCCCCTGCCAGTCTGTCCTTTTGCATTCTCTGCGGTGCTGTCTTCTCCTGTGACCTACATCCTTGCATCCCCTTAGAAAATATGATGTAATGTATTGTAACAAAGCCACAGGAAAAGTAAAGGAGTATTCATAATGAGGAAATGGGCTGTTATCTATTCATCCACCACGGGCAATACAAAGGCCATCGCCGAAGAGATCGCGGGCACGGCGGGCGCAGATCTCTTCCGCGTGCAGGACGCACCGGCGGATCTATCCGCATATGAGGTCGTCGCGCTCGGCTACTGGCTGCGG encodes:
- a CDS encoding MBL fold metallo-hydrolase — its product is MIECVTVGDMIPTNSYFYIDDETKHGFLIDAGAEGARLAAHAEAHGWTIERLLLTHCHFDHIGGAEEFSTRTGAPIYAAEDSPRYYSDPNWNLSLWGGGKVTLTDVTTFADREIIALAANPTCTLEVRCTPGHTTDSCIFYSARDGVAFVGDTIFCASVGRTDFPGGDEQTLWDSIAREVFALPHETVLYSGHTEPTTVGAEMARYRR
- the pflA gene encoding pyruvate formate-lyase-activating protein, coding for MSICKGRISATESFGSVDGPGIRFIVFVQGCRYRCQYCHNPETWEREGGYEATAEEIFRQAWRYRPYWKQKGGITVSGGEPLLQLEFVTELFRLAKAKGVNTVIDTAGEPFTYDEPFFSVFENLLPLTDLFLLDLKQIDDEVHRALTGVSNESALALAQFLSERGKRMWIRHVLVPGWTTGADDLHRLSDFIAGLKTVDRVEVLPYHAMALHKYEELRLPYRLGDTPAPTAEEIACAEKILRVGEYTGYLR
- the pflB gene encoding formate C-acetyltransferase; translated protein: MLQSKSWDGFEGGVWQEEVNVRDFIQRNYTPYDGDESFLAPPTDATNRLWARVQELQKEERAKGGVLEMETEVVSGLTAYGPGYIDPAMKDLEKVVGLQTDKPLKQAFMPYGGIRMAEEALENYGYKVSPKLHEIFTKYHKTHNAAVFDAYTDEIRAARRSHIITGLPDTYGRGRIVGDYRRVALYGIDHLIAFKQGDLLNYGDGIMSNDVIQQREEVAEQIRALKGMKEMAQIYGFDISAPAKNAREAVQWLYFGYLAAIKTQNGAAMSVGRISTFLDIYIQRDLARGILSEEEAQELIDHIVLKFRMVKFARITSYNELFSGDPIWATLEMAGIGMDGRHMVTKNDFRFLHTLENMGPSPEPNLTVLYSSKLPGKFKDYAARISIRTSSIQYENDDVMKPEWGDDYSICCCVSATQTGKEMQFFGARANLAKCLLYAINGGMDEKSGAQVGPAYRPIRTEYLEYDNVITKYERMMDWLAHVYVNALNIIQYMHDKYYYEAAEMALIDTDVRRTFATGIAGFSHVVDSLCAIKYAKVKPIYNDRIVVDYEVEGDFPRYGNDDDRADEIAKWVLKTFLSKIKARHTYRHSEPTTSILTITSNVVYGKYTGAMPDGRKAWTPLAPGANPSYGAECCGLLASLNSVAKLPYHWALDGISNTQSMTPASLGHNEDERVQNLVSAMDGYFDQGAHHLNVNVFGRETLEHIMEHPEDPAYANFTIRVSGYAVKFISLTREQQEDVIARTFHEHM
- the holA gene encoding DNA polymerase III subunit delta, whose protein sequence is MNYAEFMALLSKGELPHVFLLAGEESYYTRRAEEAILRRLLPGHEDRADALIRYEEMPPIDALMESLETAPFFTDKIVVLVRDAAIFRAAKKKDEDTDPPTSKDMATDALIDRLTDLLPTTYVIFTLDAKPDKRRKLYQTVEKYGRVLESEPVRPWTVENWLNGRLREMGRSMHPKARTFFLNVVGIMPTISLEFLDRQLEKLTLYTDNPQFTEDDLRAAFSEMPEVSVFALMDAVSARDVRQALDLLARCRADGVHFTVLLALLVRHVRQLWQAKRLLMSGTPPKGLGKIMGLHPFIAEKLGGHAKEFSETTLERAVLSLADADYLLKTGQAGDELLEDALIRLCRK
- a CDS encoding EamA family transporter, translated to MSAWLIYALLSALCAAFVSIFGKAGLTGLDSSAATAVRAAIMAVFLVGVVIAEGHTADLPQVFADRKALLFVALSGIAGALSWLFYFMALKEGTVTQVAPIDKLSVVFAVAIAVLLFDEKVSFLHGIAIAMIAAGGLLLAIFP
- a CDS encoding MFS transporter, producing the protein MKQKIRHATALLSTGHAMVDFYANFLPILLPLLILKFDLSLTMCGVLVMVASVTTNMLQPIFGYLMDKRNFSPLLPYIVPLAAVPICMVGFAGHMALLFLLVAVTGAATAAYHPLSSMLVGRTAAEGRGNGMMSYFIAGGNAGMAFVPLVLVAFLEKLSLSALPLLILPAAFMGALFARSGLCSVSSLPEHAATESPKLMHILLARTTITLNLAMGLRCWTHGAFGTFLPLLLVGNGEDTSAAGLFLTIFMVGGMTGGLVGGNLADRFTGRAIIVSFLVLSILPCAYYFTHVSTDVLGGIVLFAAGFSLMAPQPSSIIWAQEALPENAAMASGMMLGMSFGLGSLGVAATAALGDHIGLGAALLVSVIALPLAALLAYITPEPKNR
- a CDS encoding acetyltransferase yields the protein MIRQATVQDIPEILRIYEAARAFMRRSGNVTQWSGGYPPEDIIRADITKNILWVMENETGHLYAVFALVPGEDPSYAKIDGAWRDSSPYAAMHRAASDGTEHGVFRAMLDFARTRYNHLRVDTHADNHPMQHGFLTNGFVYCGIVRVWDGTPRRAYEWSM